In a genomic window of Prosthecochloris marina:
- a CDS encoding magnesium chelatase subunit H — MTYKTKRSTSMRFLFLTMEATNNSAVKKAAAVLNGRFNCELEVMIFNLGLYKGEETWRKLEQVFPEADFIFGSMLFSEEIVRPLEKLLAGVSCPVCIITSNPTLIRQTRLGKFSLHKPDSEEKRKSIFKDWAAKLKPKTSHGESQRQLSLVRNISKLLKHIPGKARDIHTFIVSHQFWLNGSEENMERFLCLLINRYVPSFSEQLPQKDPIFYPETALYHPDAQEPFYTAPEFRKWLAENRAGKRKGLVAILAMRATVLSKNMQHLEHLLHDLESKQLEAFIVYSGGLDFRPAISTFFGDENSGKLSPDMIINATGFSLVGGPAENRSSEAIVALKKIAVPYINLVPLSFQPIQQWKSGNVGLTPLQTALSVAIPELDGAIEPHVYAGAEATSDKTVPLPKEIGTITDRVLKHVALRKKLPAEKRIAIILFNFPPNLGNAGTAAYLNVFESLFSLLEELKKAGYSVRLPDNVDALKNELLEGNRNTFGTDGNVAEHLTLDEYRKNFPHYHEIESFWGDAPGEMLNDGKRFHILGRTFANIFVGQQPSFGYEQDPMRLLMAKDTTPNHAFAAFYTWLEHVWQADAVVHFGTHGALEFMPGKQVGLGASCWPKRLVGSMPDFYYYCVNNPSEGAIAKRRGFATLISYLSPPLQQAGLYKGLRQLRDLIENHCRNQSDEVLEEIFTLAESLELDVDRQHLSIEHYLSTLNNELYRVEERMIPLGLHVIGKNPTPESLVDQLTLLVSHPLVCLDNLSLPEYICRLQKTDYQQLIEQSSNDREAELQWRKIMSISTEAVRLFIGSIPDKKRKQYDLCTILEANFPVRVSAAEHYLIRETPVKAEQLSRLWTFLQRILVAMVSNREIEGMLDALAGRYIEPSPGSDLVRNPEIVPTGRNIHSLDPFSIPSLIAQKQGKASAEELLARYRDECGVLPESIAIVLWGTDNIKSDGEGIAQALALIGAKPKNDELGKISDVELLPQKELGRPRIDIVITISGIFRDLLSHQITLLDKAVRLAASADEPESVNFIRKNVLRQVAQEGIAFDNAANRVFCNAPGNYGANVNHLVESSSWENDNELSQTFINRKSFSYSTQGVWQESPEILTSALRNVTLTYQNIDSYEIGLSDIDHYYEYLGGVSKSVEQISHSKPKVMVGDVNGFGKKQKISSLESMVALEARTKLLNPKWYESMLEHGYEGVREIESHLSNTYGWSATASAVKDWTYAQFNETYLQDKEMLEKLKALNPQATMSMTRRLLEAGSRGFWQADSETIEELQELYSELESHMEGVQSSS, encoded by the coding sequence ATTACTTATAAAACAAAGAGAAGTACATCTATGCGCTTTCTCTTTTTGACCATGGAAGCCACAAACAACAGCGCAGTGAAAAAAGCTGCAGCTGTTCTGAATGGCAGGTTCAACTGTGAGCTCGAGGTAATGATATTCAACCTCGGCCTTTACAAGGGAGAGGAGACCTGGAGAAAACTTGAGCAGGTCTTTCCGGAAGCGGATTTCATTTTCGGTTCGATGCTTTTCAGCGAAGAAATTGTCAGGCCACTTGAAAAGCTTCTTGCAGGCGTGAGCTGCCCAGTCTGCATTATAACAAGCAACCCAACCCTTATTCGTCAAACACGACTGGGTAAATTCAGCCTCCATAAACCTGACAGCGAAGAAAAGAGAAAAAGCATCTTTAAAGATTGGGCCGCCAAACTCAAACCGAAAACAAGCCATGGTGAAAGCCAGCGGCAGTTGTCGCTTGTGCGCAACATAAGCAAGTTGTTGAAACATATCCCCGGCAAAGCAAGGGATATCCACACCTTTATCGTGTCCCACCAGTTTTGGCTCAACGGTTCTGAAGAAAACATGGAGCGCTTTCTCTGTCTTCTGATCAACCGTTACGTTCCCTCATTCAGCGAGCAACTCCCCCAAAAAGATCCGATTTTCTATCCGGAAACCGCACTTTACCATCCGGATGCCCAAGAGCCATTTTACACCGCACCGGAATTCAGAAAGTGGCTTGCTGAAAATCGGGCCGGCAAACGAAAAGGACTGGTAGCTATTCTTGCAATGCGGGCAACTGTTCTGAGCAAAAACATGCAGCACCTGGAACACCTCCTGCATGACCTGGAGTCCAAACAACTCGAAGCTTTCATCGTTTATAGCGGAGGGCTTGATTTCAGACCAGCGATAAGCACATTTTTCGGCGATGAAAACAGCGGGAAGCTCTCTCCCGACATGATCATCAATGCCACCGGCTTTTCTCTTGTTGGAGGACCTGCGGAAAACAGATCAAGTGAAGCAATTGTGGCACTCAAAAAAATTGCTGTCCCATATATCAATCTTGTCCCACTTTCGTTTCAGCCAATTCAGCAATGGAAATCGGGTAATGTAGGTCTGACCCCTCTGCAAACAGCCCTGAGCGTTGCGATTCCGGAACTTGACGGAGCCATTGAACCCCATGTCTATGCTGGCGCTGAAGCAACGAGTGACAAAACCGTTCCGTTACCTAAAGAAATAGGTACTATAACCGACCGCGTTCTGAAGCATGTGGCTTTGCGAAAAAAACTTCCTGCTGAAAAAAGAATCGCCATCATACTTTTCAATTTTCCACCGAATCTTGGCAATGCCGGTACAGCAGCCTATCTCAATGTTTTTGAAAGCCTTTTCAGTTTGCTTGAAGAGCTGAAAAAAGCCGGTTACAGCGTCCGGCTCCCTGACAACGTCGATGCGTTGAAAAATGAACTTCTGGAGGGTAACCGGAACACATTCGGCACAGATGGCAACGTCGCCGAACACCTGACGCTCGATGAGTATCGAAAAAACTTCCCGCACTACCATGAGATCGAATCATTCTGGGGCGATGCCCCCGGAGAAATGCTCAACGACGGCAAACGGTTTCATATTCTCGGCAGAACATTCGCCAACATTTTTGTCGGTCAGCAGCCAAGTTTTGGTTACGAACAGGATCCCATGCGTCTTCTCATGGCTAAAGATACTACGCCTAATCACGCATTTGCCGCATTCTATACCTGGCTTGAACATGTCTGGCAAGCCGATGCAGTCGTGCATTTCGGAACACATGGAGCCCTTGAATTCATGCCGGGAAAACAGGTCGGACTCGGCGCCTCGTGCTGGCCGAAACGCCTGGTCGGCAGCATGCCCGATTTTTATTATTACTGCGTGAATAACCCTAGTGAAGGAGCTATCGCAAAGAGAAGGGGGTTCGCAACACTCATCAGCTATCTTTCTCCTCCTCTTCAGCAAGCGGGACTTTACAAAGGACTTCGACAGCTTAGAGATCTCATAGAAAATCATTGCCGAAATCAGTCCGATGAAGTGCTTGAAGAAATCTTCACACTCGCTGAATCACTGGAGCTCGACGTAGACCGTCAACATCTCTCAATCGAGCACTACCTCTCCACCCTGAACAATGAATTGTACAGAGTTGAAGAACGAATGATTCCGCTCGGTCTTCATGTCATCGGCAAAAATCCGACTCCTGAATCCCTCGTCGACCAGCTCACGTTACTTGTCAGCCATCCGCTCGTATGCCTGGACAACTTGTCTCTACCGGAATATATCTGCCGGCTCCAAAAGACGGATTACCAACAACTGATTGAACAAAGCAGCAACGACCGGGAAGCCGAGCTTCAATGGCGGAAGATCATGTCTATCTCAACGGAAGCCGTTAGGCTCTTTATCGGCAGCATTCCGGACAAAAAAAGAAAACAGTACGATCTTTGCACCATACTTGAAGCCAATTTTCCGGTTAGAGTCTCAGCCGCCGAACACTATCTGATACGCGAAACACCGGTCAAAGCCGAACAGCTTTCCAGGCTCTGGACGTTTCTGCAGCGCATTCTTGTTGCAATGGTCAGCAACCGCGAAATCGAAGGAATGCTCGATGCTCTTGCCGGCAGATACATCGAACCATCGCCAGGCAGTGATCTCGTAAGAAACCCCGAGATAGTCCCTACCGGACGCAACATCCACAGCCTCGATCCTTTCAGTATCCCCTCGCTTATCGCACAAAAACAGGGAAAAGCTTCCGCTGAAGAGCTGCTTGCCCGTTATCGGGACGAATGCGGTGTTCTCCCAGAATCAATTGCAATTGTCCTTTGGGGCACCGATAACATAAAAAGTGATGGCGAAGGCATCGCTCAGGCGCTGGCACTTATCGGCGCAAAACCGAAAAACGATGAACTGGGCAAAATAAGCGACGTGGAGCTCTTACCCCAGAAAGAGTTGGGAAGACCCCGTATAGATATCGTGATCACCATCAGCGGCATATTTCGAGACCTCCTATCCCATCAGATAACACTGCTGGACAAAGCAGTCCGCCTTGCAGCTTCGGCAGATGAACCTGAATCCGTTAACTTTATCCGTAAAAACGTCTTACGGCAAGTCGCCCAAGAAGGCATCGCTTTTGACAATGCTGCGAACCGGGTTTTCTGCAATGCACCGGGCAATTATGGTGCAAATGTAAATCACCTTGTTGAAAGCAGCAGTTGGGAAAACGACAATGAGCTATCGCAAACGTTCATAAACCGAAAAAGTTTCTCATACAGTACACAAGGGGTATGGCAAGAATCACCGGAAATATTAACTTCAGCCTTGCGTAACGTTACGTTGACCTATCAGAACATTGACAGTTACGAAATAGGCTTATCCGATATTGACCATTATTATGAGTATCTTGGAGGCGTTTCGAAGTCAGTGGAACAGATCAGCCACTCAAAGCCAAAAGTAATGGTCGGTGATGTTAACGGTTTCGGTAAAAAACAGAAAATCAGTTCTCTTGAAAGCATGGTGGCGCTCGAAGCACGAACCAAGCTCCTTAACCCCAAGTGGTATGAATCCATGCTTGAACACGGTTATGAAGGCGTAAGGGAGATCGAGTCTCACCTCAGCAATACCTATGGCTGGAGCGCAACAGCATCAGCGGTAAAAGACTGGACATATGCGCAGTTCAACGAAACCTATCTGCAAGACAAAGAGATGCTTGAAAAACTCAAAGCCCTTAATCCACAAGCAACCATGTCGATGACAAGACGCCTTCTTGAAGCCGGCTCGAGGGGATTTTGGCAAG